The following coding sequences lie in one Cotesia glomerata isolate CgM1 linkage group LG5, MPM_Cglom_v2.3, whole genome shotgun sequence genomic window:
- the LOC123265817 gene encoding checkpoint protein HUS1 isoform X2 yields the protein MRFRCKMIDAVAMRDFTNIVTAISKTAKHCVLELTNDQICFTVLDDSGRAPTVWVELSRYHFFNEYLMVGIGENNNKILFDFDAQMLAKSLMSLKATARSVKMKLTNKQHPCLTLEIELPSLTTDSWQCIHDVPIKILPKQEWNVYQPPTIPDFHISIDLPQLKYIRSFVERMKNMSPHLRLIVNNDGLLVLKVETDAASVATHFQNLQVWKADESERDSVTAAVDIRRFFTIHTWDAIHPDSVKCNIINERLVYIHINLDDNIKVHHFIPAVAID from the exons atgaGGTTTCGTTGTAAAATGATAGATGCGGTAGCAATGCGAGATTTTACAA ATATTGTAACAGCTATCTCAAAAACTGCGAAGCATTGTGTACTCGAATTGACCAACGATCAAATATGTTTCACTGTTCTTGATGATTCCGGTCGTGCACCAACAGTCTGGGTTGAATTGTCGCGGTATCACTTTTTTAACGAGTATTTAATGGTGGGCATAGGCGAGaataacaacaaaattttgtttgattttgATGCACAAATGCTGGCTAAAAGCTTGATGTCACTGAAAGCAACTGCCAGAAGTGTCAAGATGAAACTTACAAATAAACAACATCCCTGTTTGACATTAGAAATTGAATTGCCTTCACTTACGACGGATTCTTGGCAGTGTATTCACGATGTACCGATTAAAATCTTGCCGAAACAAGAGTGGAATGTTTATCAACCACCAACTATACCCGATTTTCAC ATATCGATAGACTTACCACAGCTAAAGTACATAAGAAGTTTCGTTGAACGGATGAAAAACATGTCTCCTCACTTGAGATTAATAGTAAACAACGACGGATTACTTGTATTAAAAGTAGAAACAGACGCAGCAAGTGTTGCGACGCATTTTCAAAATCTCCAAGTATGGAAAGCAGACGAATCAGAAAGAGATAGTGTTACAGCAGCGGTTGACATCAGACGTTTTTTTACAATCCATACTTGGGACGCTATTCACCCTGATTCAGTTAAATGTAACATTATTAATGAGAGGCTAGTATACATACACATTAACTTAGACGATAATATAAAAGTCCATCATTTTATCCCAGCCGTAGCAATTGATTAA